One Glycocaulis abyssi DNA window includes the following coding sequences:
- a CDS encoding acetyl-CoA C-acetyltransferase: MTDAYIYDATRTPRGKGKKNGTLHEITALQLATQQLEAIRERNNLDTSVIDDVILGCVSPVGEQGADIARAAVLNARYAENVAGAQVNRFCASGLEAVNLAAAKVMSGEADMAIGGGVEAMSRVPMGSDGGAMVVDPEMAFDHYFVPQGISADLIASKYGYSRDDVDAYAVESQKRAKKAWDEGRFKKSVVPVKNQLGLTQLDHDEYMRPETDMQSLASLKPAFRDLAAFVGLDNVAIQRYPDVEKINFVHHAGNSSGIVDGAATVLIGNKEMGEKLGLKPRARIRSMASIGSEPTIMLTGPAPSARKALKKAGMTPQDIDLYEMNEAFAAVVLRFMEDLGVPHDKVNVNGGAIALGHPLGATGAMILGTLLDELERTGKGTALATLCVGGGMGTATIIERV; encoded by the coding sequence ATGACCGACGCATATATTTACGACGCTACGCGCACCCCGCGCGGCAAGGGCAAGAAGAATGGCACGCTGCACGAGATCACCGCGCTGCAGCTGGCCACCCAGCAGCTCGAAGCCATCCGCGAGCGCAATAATCTCGATACCAGCGTGATCGATGATGTGATCCTGGGCTGCGTGTCGCCGGTGGGAGAGCAGGGCGCGGATATCGCCCGCGCAGCCGTGCTCAATGCGCGCTATGCCGAGAACGTGGCCGGCGCTCAAGTGAACCGCTTCTGCGCCTCTGGCCTTGAAGCGGTGAACCTCGCGGCGGCGAAAGTCATGTCCGGCGAGGCCGACATGGCCATTGGCGGCGGCGTGGAAGCCATGAGCCGCGTGCCCATGGGCTCTGATGGCGGGGCGATGGTTGTCGATCCGGAAATGGCGTTTGACCATTACTTCGTGCCGCAAGGCATCTCGGCAGACCTGATCGCCTCCAAATACGGCTATTCGCGCGATGACGTTGACGCGTACGCCGTGGAGAGCCAGAAGCGCGCCAAGAAGGCGTGGGATGAGGGCCGGTTCAAGAAGTCGGTTGTGCCGGTGAAGAACCAGCTCGGCCTGACGCAGCTGGACCATGACGAGTATATGCGCCCTGAAACCGACATGCAGTCGCTCGCGAGCCTCAAACCCGCCTTCCGTGATCTCGCGGCCTTTGTCGGCCTCGATAACGTGGCGATCCAGCGCTACCCGGACGTGGAGAAGATCAACTTCGTCCACCATGCGGGCAACTCGTCGGGCATCGTGGATGGGGCAGCGACCGTGCTGATCGGCAACAAGGAAATGGGCGAAAAGCTGGGTCTCAAACCCCGCGCGCGTATCCGCTCAATGGCCTCCATCGGCTCTGAGCCGACCATCATGCTGACCGGCCCGGCGCCGTCTGCGCGCAAGGCGCTGAAGAAAGCCGGCATGACCCCCCAAGACATCGACCTTTACGAGATGAACGAGGCGTTTGCCGCGGTCGTCCTGCGCTTCATGGAAGATCTGGGCGTCCCGCACGACAAGGTGAACGTCAATGGCGGCGCGATTGCGCTCGGCCACCCGCTGGGCGCCACCGGCGCGATGATCCTCGGCACCCTGCTGGATGAGCTGGAGCGCACCGGCAAGGGTACGGCGCTGGCCACGCTCTGCGTCGGCGGCGGCATGGGCACAGCCACCATCATCGAGCGGGTCTAG
- a CDS encoding acyl-CoA dehydrogenase family protein codes for MSANAAAILANPKPAWLDQEDVNMFDHAVRGFLEKECLPHGDRWEKEGAVDRDVWTKAGEAGLLCPAAPEEFGGAGGDWRHDYVFHMAVAELGVDGWGASLHNSIVGPYVWHYGTKEQKEKLIPKLISGEYVGAIAMTEPGAGSDLQGVKTTAVKDGNGYRINGAKTFITNGGTANFIIVVAKTDPKAGAKGTSLFMVETDGLEGFRRGRNLDKVGLKAQDTAELFFEDMWVPADALLGEGEGLGFIQLMEQLPQERLQIAVQGVGMMKRALAETIAYVKDRKAFGKSIIEFQNTQFKLAELKTKATIAEVFCQYCSDLLIQGKLDAATASMAKYWVTDIQCELIDECVQLHGGYGFMNEYPIARMWRDARVQRIYGGTNEIMKLLISRTL; via the coding sequence ATGTCCGCCAATGCCGCCGCCATTCTGGCCAATCCCAAGCCCGCCTGGCTCGACCAGGAAGACGTCAACATGTTCGACCACGCCGTGCGCGGTTTCCTGGAGAAGGAATGCCTGCCCCACGGTGACCGCTGGGAGAAGGAAGGCGCGGTTGACCGCGATGTCTGGACCAAGGCGGGCGAGGCGGGTCTGCTCTGCCCGGCAGCACCGGAAGAGTTTGGCGGCGCGGGCGGTGACTGGCGCCATGACTATGTGTTCCACATGGCCGTTGCAGAGCTTGGCGTAGATGGCTGGGGTGCGTCACTCCACAACTCCATCGTCGGCCCGTATGTCTGGCATTACGGCACGAAAGAGCAAAAAGAGAAGCTGATCCCCAAGCTCATTTCCGGTGAGTATGTGGGTGCTATCGCCATGACCGAGCCGGGCGCGGGCTCTGACCTTCAGGGCGTGAAGACGACCGCGGTGAAGGATGGCAATGGCTATCGCATCAATGGCGCGAAGACCTTCATCACCAATGGCGGCACGGCCAATTTCATCATTGTCGTGGCCAAGACCGATCCCAAAGCTGGCGCCAAGGGCACCTCGCTCTTCATGGTCGAGACCGACGGGCTGGAAGGCTTCCGGCGCGGACGCAATCTCGACAAGGTGGGCCTGAAAGCACAGGACACCGCCGAGCTGTTCTTCGAGGACATGTGGGTGCCGGCCGATGCGCTTCTGGGCGAAGGCGAGGGGCTCGGCTTCATCCAGCTGATGGAGCAATTGCCGCAGGAACGCTTGCAGATCGCCGTTCAGGGCGTCGGCATGATGAAGCGCGCGCTCGCCGAAACCATCGCCTACGTGAAGGACCGCAAGGCGTTCGGCAAGTCGATCATCGAGTTCCAGAACACCCAGTTCAAGCTCGCAGAACTGAAAACCAAGGCAACCATTGCCGAAGTGTTCTGCCAGTATTGCTCGGACCTTCTGATCCAGGGCAAGCTGGATGCCGCCACCGCCTCGATGGCGAAATACTGGGTCACCGACATCCAGTGCGAGCTGATCGACGAATGCGTGCAGCTACATGGCGGCTACGGCTTTATGAACGAGTACCCGATTGCCCGCATGTGGCGCGATGCGCGCGTGCAACGCATCTATGGCGGCACCAACGAGATCATGAAGCTTCTGATTTCACGGACGCTTTAA
- a CDS encoding acyl-CoA dehydrogenase C-terminal domain-containing protein: MPSYRAPIRDQRFVLNDVLNVQQYGNLPGFADASADIVDAILDEGGKFCENVLYPLNKVGDHEGCQLQPDGEVVVPKGFKEAYDQLTEGGWTALSADPEYGGQGLPHYLNLAFNEMVTATNMAFGMYPGLTGGAAQALYVGGSDEQKQLYLPKMISGEWSGTMNLTEPHCGTDLGMLRTKAVPNGDGSYRITGQKIWISAGEHPMSKNIIHLVLARVEGAPAGVKGISLFVVPKFIPDENGNPGKRNGVKCGGLEEKMGIHGNATCVMNYDDATGWLVGEENKGLRIMFVMMNEARLGVGLQGLALAETAYQYSLAFAKDRIQGRSLTGPKNPDGPADPIIVHPDVRRMLMDQKVFVEAGRAFTLWTALQGDLEHKGADEETRTKSGDYMALLTPIVKAYLTDKGYDSVSKGLQIHGGSGFTREWGIEQLLRDARITLIYEGTNGVQALDLVGRKLAMNGMRPINTFFAEMDAFVADNKGNKELEPFLDGLAATKAKLQKATNWLVEKGLENFDNAGAASTDYLHLFGLTCFAWMWGRMAKVSLEKIAEGSDDPIYASKLATGHYFLQRWLPDADAHLAKVEAGAETMMALTAEQF; the protein is encoded by the coding sequence ATGCCCAGCTACCGCGCCCCGATCCGTGACCAGCGCTTTGTCCTCAACGATGTGCTCAACGTCCAGCAATACGGCAACCTGCCGGGCTTTGCCGACGCCAGCGCGGACATTGTCGATGCCATTCTCGACGAGGGCGGCAAGTTCTGCGAGAACGTGCTCTACCCGCTCAACAAGGTGGGCGACCATGAGGGTTGCCAGCTTCAGCCCGACGGCGAAGTTGTGGTCCCCAAAGGCTTCAAGGAAGCCTATGACCAGCTGACCGAGGGTGGCTGGACGGCGCTGTCAGCCGATCCCGAATATGGCGGGCAGGGCCTGCCGCACTATCTGAACCTGGCCTTCAACGAGATGGTGACCGCCACCAACATGGCGTTCGGCATGTATCCGGGCCTCACCGGCGGCGCTGCACAGGCGCTCTATGTGGGCGGCTCGGACGAGCAGAAGCAGCTCTACCTGCCGAAAATGATCTCCGGCGAGTGGTCAGGCACGATGAACCTGACCGAGCCGCATTGCGGCACTGACCTTGGCATGCTGCGCACCAAGGCTGTGCCCAATGGCGACGGCAGTTATCGCATCACGGGCCAGAAGATCTGGATCTCGGCCGGTGAGCATCCGATGAGCAAGAATATCATCCACCTGGTTCTGGCGCGCGTCGAAGGCGCACCGGCGGGCGTGAAGGGTATATCGCTGTTTGTGGTGCCGAAATTCATCCCCGACGAGAACGGCAATCCGGGCAAGCGCAATGGCGTGAAGTGTGGCGGGCTGGAAGAGAAGATGGGCATTCACGGCAATGCCACCTGCGTGATGAATTATGATGACGCGACAGGCTGGCTAGTCGGCGAGGAGAATAAGGGCCTGCGCATCATGTTCGTGATGATGAACGAAGCCCGCCTGGGCGTTGGCCTGCAGGGCCTCGCGCTGGCCGAGACCGCCTATCAGTACTCGCTGGCCTTCGCCAAAGACCGCATTCAGGGCCGCTCGCTGACAGGGCCGAAAAACCCTGATGGCCCGGCTGATCCGATCATCGTCCACCCCGATGTGCGCCGCATGCTGATGGACCAGAAAGTGTTCGTCGAGGCAGGCCGCGCCTTCACGCTGTGGACCGCGCTGCAGGGCGATCTGGAACACAAGGGCGCGGATGAGGAAACGCGCACCAAATCTGGCGACTACATGGCGCTGCTGACCCCTATCGTGAAGGCGTATCTGACCGACAAGGGCTATGACAGCGTCTCAAAGGGCCTGCAGATCCATGGCGGGTCGGGCTTCACCCGCGAATGGGGCATCGAACAGCTTCTGCGCGATGCACGCATCACCCTCATCTATGAAGGCACGAACGGCGTTCAGGCGCTCGATCTGGTGGGCCGCAAGCTCGCCATGAACGGCATGCGCCCGATCAACACCTTCTTTGCCGAGATGGACGCCTTCGTGGCCGACAATAAAGGCAATAAGGAGCTCGAACCCTTCCTGGACGGCCTCGCCGCAACCAAGGCCAAGCTGCAAAAAGCTACCAACTGGCTGGTCGAGAAGGGGCTGGAGAATTTCGACAATGCCGGCGCGGCATCGACCGATTATCTCCACCTGTTCGGCCTGACCTGCTTTGCCTGGATGTGGGGCCGGATGGCGAAAGTGTCGCTGGAGAAGATCGCGGAAGGTTCTGACGATCCCATCTACGCTTCCAAGCTGGCGACCGGGCATTACTTCCTGCAGCGCTGGCTGCCGGACGCCGATGCGCATCTGGCCAAGGTTGAGGCCGGGGCCGAGACCATGATGGCCCTGACCGCCGAACAGTTCTGA
- a CDS encoding MerR family DNA-binding transcriptional regulator, with protein MKATPPSETLYSIRDLAASFGVTPRALRFYEQQGLITPQRKGATRLYTAADRARLILILRGKRVGFSLAEIKEMLDLEATEHASRGHLENSIERFRARIEDLKRQRDDIDDAIGELEAGVVWMEERLNDREPPEDIKRRARAFEALAAARLVQWSVGPPD; from the coding sequence ATGAAGGCCACGCCCCCGTCCGAGACACTCTATTCGATACGTGATCTCGCCGCCTCGTTCGGCGTGACGCCGCGTGCCTTGCGGTTTTACGAGCAGCAGGGGCTCATCACGCCGCAGCGCAAGGGCGCAACCCGGCTCTACACGGCGGCGGACCGGGCGCGCCTCATCCTCATCCTGCGCGGCAAGCGCGTCGGGTTTTCGCTGGCCGAGATCAAGGAAATGCTTGATCTTGAGGCGACAGAGCACGCCAGTCGCGGTCATCTGGAAAACTCCATTGAGCGTTTCCGCGCGCGTATCGAAGACCTGAAACGCCAGCGCGACGACATAGATGACGCGATAGGCGAGCTGGAAGCAGGCGTCGTGTGGATGGAAGAGCGGCTCAATGACCGCGAGCCGCCCGAAGACATCAAACGCCGCGCGCGCGCCTTCGAGGCGCTTGCTGCTGCGCGCCTTGTACAATGGTCGGTCGGACCGCCGGACTAG
- a CDS encoding peptidoglycan-binding protein encodes MTSGTPWSVKGIDPRARAMAKTAARREGMTLGEWLNRVILEDGPLSSDWSDRLSAFPGFTAPDGDGGGGGDDLHEMIARLGARIEAAESRAQLAISGVDQSVNGLARRLERIEDGLEDEEESTQAALTRMRASQDELMDRLRKLERNGGSGDTAPVRAVETALGKVAARLYETERDFRAEIDGLLDREDRRKDGAEKSIRTLAERIEEAERRTRAEEQSLRDLVEQRHRDMTSALEGMHDSSRTMQRRLVAAESATHQAADALAKSHERLEARLAQLEQGNSSAMTQEQFQQRFDRLATELAEVIRDTRREFAGQLDALARSGGQGGRFEQALQATEARLSAAETRQADTLARISQEVSRLARAIDRRFTDNESRMEARLREDEQRRHQLRNQADIEARLDDVRRESSHAVRQIGEQVAKLGETLAERVNNAEERSARALEAAGERMARVVETLDANGRARPEDDVLQERIAASEERTAQRIAEAMEGVHARLDAARSETADTLSPVQRAMTALAERLEAIEQNALHEPPRRKMPPAAFEKRAETASEPAPEADSFASPLQPPPGQRDAALQGEFAISGADSFVVAVEDPLTSTQRQDFDEPADSHADDDVWQEAPQPAPMPEPSRRTRASQVLGATADAEFLSAARRKIRMGGSDPARFDYAAAQTPKAEGSRSRWLLAGVSLLGFLALGAAAAFVLTDGFNRGTQTAQSDISPEALSSLFADVRTEPTAQAEPAPAEPASADESASASGDEAAAADALDTPVEVSAAPARPVQTPSPSTQQAETPATAQPAANTLPDTPITLEAAATAGDPVARYQLALQRFEAGDTQGGVTLIRRAAEQGVPDAQFRYGRMLERGEGVTADPESARQWIVRAAENGHLRAMYEAGVAYVNLSPTPANQQAAARWFEQAALHGMGDSQFNLGLLFEEGFGVPQSAADAYAWFLIAAAGGDSAASERAAGLRRELSAEERAAAEDAARNFAPRTLDPQAQGRYPAQAWEQGTSPRLIARAQELLLAMGYDTGPADGAYGPRTREAVVAYQRAQGLEASGAIDTALVSRLERGPSR; translated from the coding sequence ATGACATCCGGGACACCTTGGAGCGTTAAAGGCATCGACCCGCGCGCGCGGGCGATGGCCAAGACAGCTGCGCGCCGCGAGGGCATGACACTCGGCGAGTGGCTGAACCGCGTCATCCTCGAAGACGGCCCTCTGTCCAGCGACTGGTCCGACCGGCTGAGCGCCTTTCCCGGCTTCACCGCGCCCGATGGTGATGGCGGCGGTGGCGGCGATGATCTCCATGAAATGATCGCGCGTCTGGGTGCCCGCATCGAGGCAGCAGAGTCGCGCGCGCAACTGGCTATCTCTGGCGTCGATCAGTCGGTAAACGGGCTGGCCCGGCGTCTGGAGCGTATCGAGGACGGGCTGGAGGACGAGGAAGAGTCCACCCAGGCGGCCCTCACCCGCATGCGCGCCAGCCAGGACGAGCTGATGGACCGGCTGCGCAAGCTGGAGCGTAATGGCGGCAGCGGTGACACCGCGCCGGTGCGCGCGGTCGAGACGGCGCTGGGCAAGGTGGCCGCGCGGCTTTACGAGACCGAGCGCGATTTCCGCGCCGAGATTGACGGGCTGCTGGACCGTGAGGACCGCCGCAAGGATGGCGCGGAAAAATCGATCCGCACGCTGGCCGAACGCATTGAGGAGGCCGAGCGGCGCACGCGCGCCGAAGAGCAGTCACTGCGCGATCTGGTGGAGCAGCGCCACCGCGACATGACCAGCGCGCTTGAAGGCATGCATGACAGCTCGCGGACCATGCAGCGCCGCCTTGTCGCCGCCGAAAGCGCTACCCATCAGGCCGCCGATGCGCTGGCCAAATCCCATGAGCGTCTGGAAGCGCGCCTTGCCCAGCTGGAGCAGGGCAACAGCTCTGCCATGACGCAGGAACAGTTCCAGCAGCGCTTTGACCGGCTGGCGACCGAGCTGGCCGAAGTGATCCGCGATACCCGCCGGGAGTTTGCCGGACAGCTTGATGCGCTGGCGCGCTCTGGCGGTCAGGGCGGCCGTTTCGAGCAGGCCCTGCAGGCGACCGAAGCGCGCCTGTCTGCCGCTGAAACGCGTCAGGCCGATACGCTGGCGCGCATCAGCCAGGAAGTCTCCCGCCTCGCCCGTGCTATCGACCGGCGCTTCACCGACAATGAAAGCCGGATGGAAGCGCGTCTGCGCGAGGATGAGCAGCGCCGCCACCAGCTGCGCAATCAGGCCGATATCGAAGCGCGCCTTGACGATGTGCGCCGGGAAAGCAGTCATGCTGTCCGGCAGATCGGCGAACAGGTGGCAAAGCTCGGCGAAACGCTGGCCGAGCGCGTCAACAATGCCGAGGAACGCTCTGCCAGGGCGCTGGAGGCCGCTGGCGAACGCATGGCCCGCGTGGTGGAAACACTCGATGCCAATGGGCGCGCACGTCCCGAGGACGATGTGCTTCAGGAGCGCATTGCCGCCTCGGAAGAACGCACCGCCCAGCGTATCGCCGAGGCGATGGAAGGCGTGCACGCCCGCCTCGACGCCGCGCGCAGCGAGACCGCCGACACGCTTTCGCCCGTCCAGCGCGCCATGACGGCGCTCGCCGAGCGGCTGGAAGCCATCGAGCAGAATGCGCTGCACGAACCGCCCCGGCGCAAGATGCCGCCAGCAGCGTTTGAAAAGCGCGCTGAAACAGCAAGCGAACCGGCGCCAGAGGCCGACAGCTTTGCCAGCCCGCTCCAGCCGCCGCCCGGCCAGCGGGACGCGGCCCTGCAGGGCGAGTTCGCCATTAGCGGCGCTGACAGCTTTGTCGTTGCGGTGGAAGACCCGCTCACCAGCACGCAGCGCCAGGATTTCGACGAGCCGGCAGACAGCCACGCAGATGACGATGTCTGGCAGGAAGCGCCGCAGCCCGCGCCGATGCCCGAACCCTCCCGGCGCACGCGCGCCTCGCAAGTGCTGGGCGCTACGGCGGACGCCGAGTTCCTCTCTGCGGCGCGGCGCAAGATCCGCATGGGCGGTTCTGACCCGGCACGCTTTGACTATGCTGCCGCGCAAACTCCCAAGGCTGAAGGGTCACGCAGCCGCTGGCTGCTGGCGGGGGTGAGCCTTCTGGGTTTCCTCGCGCTGGGCGCGGCGGCTGCCTTCGTGCTGACCGATGGCTTTAATCGCGGCACGCAGACGGCTCAGAGCGATATTTCTCCTGAAGCGCTGTCCAGCCTGTTTGCCGATGTGCGCACCGAACCGACCGCACAGGCAGAACCGGCTCCGGCTGAACCTGCCAGCGCGGACGAGAGCGCATCAGCCAGCGGCGATGAGGCAGCGGCGGCGGACGCGCTGGATACGCCGGTCGAGGTGAGCGCGGCTCCGGCACGGCCCGTTCAGACCCCCTCGCCTTCCACGCAGCAGGCAGAAACCCCTGCAACGGCCCAGCCTGCCGCCAATACGCTTCCCGACACCCCTATTACCCTGGAGGCCGCCGCGACCGCTGGCGATCCGGTGGCACGCTACCAGCTGGCTCTCCAGCGGTTTGAGGCGGGCGACACGCAAGGCGGCGTCACCCTGATACGCCGGGCCGCCGAACAAGGCGTACCCGACGCCCAGTTCCGCTATGGCCGCATGCTGGAGCGTGGCGAGGGCGTGACGGCTGATCCTGAATCTGCCCGCCAGTGGATCGTGCGCGCGGCGGAGAACGGCCATCTGCGCGCCATGTACGAGGCTGGCGTGGCGTATGTGAACCTGTCCCCCACACCGGCCAACCAGCAGGCTGCCGCGCGCTGGTTTGAGCAGGCCGCCCTGCACGGCATGGGCGACAGCCAGTTCAATCTGGGCCTCTTGTTTGAAGAGGGCTTTGGCGTGCCGCAAAGCGCGGCTGATGCCTATGCCTGGTTCCTGATTGCGGCAGCGGGCGGAGACAGCGCCGCCTCCGAGCGCGCCGCTGGCCTGCGCCGGGAGCTCTCTGCCGAGGAGCGCGCTGCCGCCGAGGATGCCGCCCGCAATTTCGCGCCGCGCACGCTGGACCCTCAGGCGCAGGGACGCTACCCCGCACAAGCTTGGGAACAGGGTACCAGCCCCCGGCTGATTGCACGGGCGCAGGAATTACTGCTTGCGATGGGTTATGATACCGGTCCGGCTGACGGGGCCTATGGCCCGCGAACCCGAGAGGCAGTGGTGGCATACCAGCGCGCACAAGGACTGGAAGCGAGCGGAGCGATCGACACCGCTCTGGTCTCCCGGCTCGAGCGCGGCCCGTCCCGGTAG
- a CDS encoding sulfite exporter TauE/SafE family protein: MDIYLPIAEVSVNIFLILGLGLAVGFLSGMFGVGGGFLMTPILIFIGIPPPVAVATQTNQIVASSASGALAHFRRKSLDLKMGLYLLAGGIAGSIGGVQLFSFLQATGQINLVISLCYVGFLGIIGALMLVESAGALWRRYRQGKAGITPRPRRRRRGLIDALPFKVRFPVSGLYISLIPVIGIGALVGLLAALMGVGGGFVMVPAMIYILRMPTSVVIGTSLFQILFVTALTTFLQAAQNQTVDLVLAALLIIGGVIGAQFGARAGQRIRAEELRAALALMVLAVCLKLAFDLVSDPADMFELMETAGRSAP; encoded by the coding sequence ATGGACATCTACCTTCCCATCGCGGAAGTCTCGGTAAATATCTTTCTGATACTCGGCCTTGGCCTGGCGGTCGGCTTCCTGTCGGGCATGTTCGGGGTTGGCGGCGGCTTCCTGATGACGCCGATCCTCATCTTCATCGGCATTCCGCCTCCGGTGGCGGTGGCGACCCAGACCAACCAGATCGTCGCCTCGTCCGCATCGGGCGCCCTTGCCCATTTCCGGCGCAAGAGCCTCGATCTGAAGATGGGGCTCTACCTGCTTGCAGGTGGCATTGCGGGGTCGATCGGCGGGGTGCAGCTATTCTCCTTCCTGCAGGCTACCGGCCAGATCAATCTGGTGATCTCGCTGTGTTACGTGGGCTTTCTGGGCATTATCGGCGCGCTGATGCTGGTGGAGAGCGCGGGCGCGCTCTGGCGGCGCTACCGGCAGGGCAAGGCGGGCATCACGCCGCGGCCCAGGCGGCGCAGGCGCGGCCTGATCGATGCCCTGCCCTTCAAGGTGCGCTTTCCCGTCTCCGGCCTTTATATCAGCCTGATCCCGGTTATCGGCATTGGCGCGCTGGTGGGCCTGCTGGCGGCCCTGATGGGGGTGGGCGGCGGCTTCGTCATGGTCCCGGCGATGATCTACATCCTTCGCATGCCGACCTCGGTCGTGATCGGCACCTCCCTGTTCCAGATCCTGTTCGTCACCGCGCTGACCACCTTCCTGCAGGCGGCGCAGAACCAGACGGTCGATCTGGTACTGGCGGCCCTGCTCATCATTGGCGGGGTTATCGGCGCGCAGTTCGGCGCGCGCGCCGGCCAGCGCATCCGGGCCGAGGAATTGCGCGCGGCGCTTGCCCTGATGGTGCTGGCGGTCTGCCTCAAACTCGCCTTCGATCTGGTCTCTGATCCCGCTGACATGTTCGAGCTTATGGAGACCGCCGGAAGGAGCGCGCCATGA
- a CDS encoding TIGR02186 family protein, translated as MIRALLALLVFSGAAHAAPEDEIQPVGIVAALTQEVVEIRSNFTGADFLVYGAVTGLAEGDDIVVVVRGPQEDLRVMRKIRTLGIWINRAPIAFEDIYGYYAVASTRSLSQFATFSSLRREGIGMEHLRLSAPAHVREETRFGVGGVVVTELGAEIVDYRRAIVRNRAREGLYVESPGGVEILDGGLFRAGVRLPPVTPVGEYALDIYLFRDGVPIASRRTSLQVRKAGFEQAIYDFAHERAPLYGMIAVIIALIAGWSAAEVFRRR; from the coding sequence ATGATCCGCGCCCTGCTGGCCCTGCTGGTGTTTTCCGGAGCGGCGCACGCCGCGCCCGAAGACGAGATCCAGCCTGTCGGCATTGTCGCCGCCCTGACGCAGGAAGTGGTGGAGATACGCTCCAACTTCACCGGCGCGGATTTTCTGGTCTATGGCGCTGTGACGGGTCTGGCCGAGGGCGACGATATCGTCGTCGTCGTGCGCGGGCCGCAGGAGGATTTGCGCGTGATGCGCAAGATCCGCACGCTGGGCATCTGGATCAACCGCGCGCCGATCGCGTTTGAAGACATTTATGGCTATTACGCGGTCGCCTCCACACGGTCTTTAAGCCAGTTTGCCACCTTCTCCTCGCTGCGCCGCGAAGGCATCGGCATGGAGCATCTGCGCCTGTCGGCGCCTGCCCATGTGCGCGAAGAGACCCGCTTTGGCGTAGGCGGCGTGGTCGTTACCGAGCTGGGCGCGGAGATCGTTGATTACCGCCGGGCCATCGTGCGCAACCGCGCGCGCGAGGGCCTGTATGTGGAATCGCCCGGCGGGGTGGAGATACTCGATGGCGGGCTGTTTCGCGCAGGCGTACGCCTGCCGCCCGTCACGCCGGTGGGCGAGTACGCGCTCGACATCTATCTGTTCCGCGACGGCGTACCCATCGCCAGCCGCCGCACCAGCCTGCAGGTGCGCAAGGCGGGGTTTGAGCAGGCCATCTATGATTTTGCGCATGAGCGCGCGCCGCTCTATGGCATGATTGCCGTCATCATCGCGCTCATCGCAGGATGGAGCGCGGCTGAAGTTTTCCGCCGCAGATAG
- a CDS encoding DUF3429 domain-containing protein, with protein sequence MLRQLSEAPGTPLLLGFAGLVPFFAGAFGIALGGQAGLQAANFLPIYAAVVLSFLAGGRWTAEIVLRADAPRTGVLLLAVLLSLSGWFAVLLQVWNRPDLPFDTELAGWGILIAVFVIQYLWDRGAVRGGTLPRWYLPLRLVLTLGAVIGLGAALAIRAM encoded by the coding sequence ATGCTCAGACAACTCAGCGAAGCGCCCGGCACACCGCTCCTTCTGGGCTTTGCCGGCCTTGTCCCCTTCTTTGCCGGTGCGTTCGGCATTGCGCTGGGCGGGCAGGCAGGGCTGCAGGCCGCGAACTTCCTGCCGATCTATGCCGCTGTCGTGCTGTCCTTCCTGGCGGGCGGGCGCTGGACCGCCGAGATCGTGCTGCGCGCCGATGCGCCGCGCACAGGTGTGTTGCTGCTGGCCGTGCTGCTCTCGCTGTCGGGCTGGTTTGCGGTGCTGCTGCAGGTCTGGAACCGGCCCGACCTGCCCTTTGATACCGAGCTGGCCGGATGGGGCATTCTGATCGCCGTTTTCGTCATCCAGTATCTCTGGGACCGGGGCGCGGTGCGCGGCGGCACGCTGCCACGCTGGTATCTGCCCTTGCGGCTGGTGCTGACGCTGGGCGCGGTGATCGGCCTTGGCGCAGCGCTGGCGATACGGGCGATGTGA
- a CDS encoding VOC family protein, whose translation MKTLRIVANIATPDVAAAKRFYETVLGLDTLMDHGWLVTYGTDAAARVQISVASEGGSGTPVPDLSVEVDDLDEALRRVRAGGFAIEYGPVTEPWQVRRFFTRDPFGRLVNILTHL comes from the coding sequence ATGAAGACTCTGCGAATTGTAGCCAATATCGCCACGCCGGACGTAGCCGCCGCCAAACGCTTTTATGAAACGGTGCTGGGGCTGGACACGCTGATGGACCATGGCTGGCTGGTCACCTATGGCACCGACGCGGCGGCACGGGTGCAGATCAGTGTGGCGTCGGAGGGGGGATCTGGCACGCCGGTTCCTGATCTGTCAGTCGAGGTGGACGATCTGGACGAAGCCTTGCGGCGTGTCCGGGCGGGCGGATTTGCGATTGAGTACGGGCCGGTGACAGAGCCCTGGCAGGTTCGTCGCTTCTTCACCCGCGACCCTTTCGGGCGGCTGGTGAATATTCTCACCCACCTCTAA